A single genomic interval of Gemmatimonadota bacterium harbors:
- a CDS encoding sigma-70 family RNA polymerase sigma factor: MEAQPLIPETTRRQLAIRHLPLPELIAAAREGGNAAIGELVRVYAADIRTRLEGFAGEATDEVITDTFMSLPERLKGYRDEGKFERWLLGVAFNLARTRRRSAFRRERHEGATLRDVTRLPSAAARVHEAELMEVAQDELSPAEREVWFLSYQGFDAASISELLHLKPNVIAVRLHRARARLAEHGFAEA; the protein is encoded by the coding sequence ATGGAAGCACAGCCGCTCATCCCGGAAACGACCCGCCGCCAGCTCGCGATACGACACCTGCCACTCCCCGAACTGATCGCCGCCGCACGCGAGGGAGGCAATGCGGCCATCGGCGAGCTGGTGCGCGTCTACGCCGCCGATATCCGAACGCGCCTCGAGGGCTTCGCGGGCGAAGCGACCGACGAGGTGATCACCGACACCTTCATGTCGCTGCCGGAGCGACTCAAGGGCTACCGGGACGAGGGCAAGTTCGAGCGCTGGCTCCTGGGTGTCGCATTCAACCTGGCCCGCACGCGGCGTCGCTCCGCATTCCGACGTGAGCGTCACGAGGGGGCGACCCTCCGCGACGTGACCCGCCTGCCGAGTGCTGCCGCGCGGGTCCACGAGGCCGAGCTGATGGAGGTCGCACAGGACGAGCTGTCCCCTGCGGAACGCGAGGTGTGGTTCCTCAGCTATCAGGGCTTCGACGCGGCCTCGATCAGCGAACTGCTCCACCTGAAGCCGAACGTGATAGCAGTACGGCTGCATCGAGCCCGCGCGCGCTTGGCGGAGCATGGCTTCGCCGAGGCGTGA
- a CDS encoding ATP-dependent Clp protease ATP-binding subunit, which produces MAARLKERVRGQDHVIDDLSQLLMLQWAKERRGRPIANLLLLGPTGTGKTELSKTIAAYLYGDERALLRFDCVEFSAETARSQLVGAPLGYVGSAQGGVLTRPVINNPKRVILFDEISDAPSPMVDLFLPLMGEGRLTEAGSGEVADFTQAVTILTSNKEFQAVCKLQEEIADYHERVNAIKSHLAASGAFRTEVIGRFDRVYVFKPLAGIVIAEIAALKMSTLAREYRLELEWVDPSIILAAMDAGSKLAKFGNHQLVKEIDDMLGPGLVLAKRRGAKRVRLERNGGALEVRDA; this is translated from the coding sequence ATGGCCGCCCGGCTCAAGGAACGGGTCCGTGGCCAGGACCATGTGATCGATGACCTGTCGCAGCTGCTGATGCTGCAGTGGGCCAAGGAGCGCCGCGGGCGCCCGATTGCGAACCTCCTCCTGCTCGGTCCCACCGGCACCGGCAAGACCGAGCTTTCAAAGACGATCGCGGCATACCTGTACGGGGATGAGCGGGCGCTGCTCCGCTTCGACTGCGTCGAGTTCTCCGCCGAGACCGCCCGGAGCCAGCTAGTCGGCGCACCCCTCGGATACGTGGGCTCGGCCCAGGGTGGGGTCCTCACCCGCCCCGTGATCAACAACCCCAAGCGCGTCATCCTGTTCGACGAGATCAGTGATGCACCGTCACCCATGGTAGACCTGTTCCTTCCCTTGATGGGCGAGGGGCGCCTCACGGAAGCCGGGAGCGGAGAGGTCGCCGATTTCACGCAAGCCGTCACCATCCTGACGAGCAACAAGGAGTTCCAGGCAGTCTGCAAGCTGCAGGAGGAGATCGCGGACTACCACGAGCGGGTCAACGCCATCAAGAGCCACCTCGCCGCCAGCGGCGCCTTCCGCACGGAGGTGATTGGCCGCTTCGACCGTGTCTACGTCTTCAAGCCGCTCGCGGGCATCGTCATCGCGGAGATCGCGGCCCTCAAGATGTCCACCCTGGCGCGCGAGTATCGCCTCGAGCTGGAGTGGGTCGATCCCTCGATCATCCTTGCCGCCATGGATGCGGGGTCGAAGCTCGCCAAGTTCGGCAACCACCAGCTGGTGAAGGAGATAGACGACATGCTTGGGCCCGGGCTCGTGCTGGCCAAGCGGCGCGGGGCCAAGCGAGTGCGCCTGGAGCGCAACGGCGGCGCGCTCGAGGTGAGGGACGCCTGA
- a CDS encoding type IV secretion system DNA-binding domain-containing protein, producing the protein MTPVADTEAALQASAAEARRDLLQPLAAALLVLVTAHLLPKPPHGRPFRFALTVAYFAAALQLCWSLNQPLQRYLNAYYAAAYRGAPLMLRRSWQQFVRAVGRIGNTLSWASMLFVILTGLRVLQHWIPSLGVFSPLSGWPWWIALASIGLFPLYARGMITEGLERWHALEDNRSLSRFTPHPVADAAGAGDEPAMLVIDEGSFRAGGFNWQWDDFHTSCVVFGQPGSGKTVCVLNALVDGLVSSLSGSAMPPAGLILDPKGDFRGRVTSLMARAGRPDDLLILDPSTPEASARWNPLDTSDDELELADRLAACMQALGRSSSQHDSFWIDSAKRFLRHAIRLVRASNVGEPPSFTDLADLATRDEAIAERIDRMNLDDAGAVQAARYFEDEWRKLADQTRASISAHVTSLIDPFLVEPYNTFFAGRSTVSIARLVDEGKVLYVDMPIAEREAMSRTVCTLIKLEYYREVLRRPGKERQSFFLCDEFQQFMTTSHGRGDADFFERSRQSRHANIVATQNYPALLKAARSAGGGDEVVENLVGNCAIKLFLRNTDARTNEWASGLFGRSLVTRVSAARSQERHSFGGQVLGRQDEFDKVVGPEEFAALAMPLGRHGIGYAESIGLIGSRTAYERTTLRWRVHPL; encoded by the coding sequence ATGACTCCAGTGGCAGACACGGAGGCGGCGCTGCAGGCGTCCGCCGCGGAGGCACGGCGCGACCTCCTGCAGCCCCTGGCGGCCGCGCTGCTCGTCCTCGTGACCGCCCACCTGCTTCCGAAGCCGCCCCACGGTCGTCCATTCAGGTTCGCCCTGACCGTGGCCTACTTCGCGGCCGCGCTGCAGTTGTGCTGGAGCTTGAACCAGCCCCTGCAGCGCTACCTCAACGCGTACTACGCGGCCGCGTATCGCGGGGCGCCGCTGATGCTCCGGCGGAGCTGGCAGCAGTTCGTCCGCGCCGTCGGGCGCATCGGCAACACGCTCTCCTGGGCGTCGATGCTGTTCGTCATCCTGACCGGACTTCGCGTCCTGCAGCACTGGATCCCGTCGCTGGGCGTCTTCAGCCCCCTGAGCGGCTGGCCGTGGTGGATCGCCCTGGCGTCGATCGGGCTGTTTCCCCTGTACGCGCGAGGGATGATCACGGAGGGCCTGGAGCGTTGGCATGCGCTCGAGGACAACCGGAGCCTGAGCCGATTCACGCCGCACCCGGTGGCCGACGCGGCGGGCGCCGGCGACGAGCCCGCCATGCTCGTGATCGACGAGGGGAGCTTCCGCGCGGGCGGCTTCAACTGGCAATGGGACGACTTCCACACGAGCTGCGTGGTGTTCGGCCAGCCCGGCTCCGGCAAGACGGTGTGCGTGCTGAACGCCCTGGTCGACGGACTCGTGTCGAGCCTGAGCGGAAGTGCCATGCCGCCGGCCGGCCTGATCCTGGATCCCAAGGGCGATTTCCGCGGCCGGGTGACCAGCCTCATGGCACGTGCCGGACGACCGGACGACCTGTTGATCCTCGATCCGTCGACCCCCGAGGCGAGCGCTCGCTGGAATCCACTCGACACATCGGACGACGAGCTGGAGCTGGCCGACCGCCTGGCGGCGTGCATGCAGGCCCTCGGCCGCTCGAGCTCCCAGCACGACTCCTTCTGGATCGACAGCGCCAAGCGCTTCCTGCGCCACGCCATCCGCCTCGTGCGCGCGTCGAACGTCGGCGAGCCGCCAAGCTTCACGGACCTCGCGGACCTGGCCACGCGCGACGAGGCCATCGCTGAGCGGATCGACCGGATGAACCTGGATGATGCAGGTGCCGTGCAGGCCGCTCGCTACTTCGAGGACGAATGGCGGAAGCTGGCGGACCAGACACGCGCATCCATCAGTGCCCACGTGACAAGCCTGATCGATCCGTTCCTGGTCGAGCCGTACAACACCTTCTTCGCTGGCCGCAGCACCGTGTCGATCGCGCGACTCGTCGACGAGGGAAAGGTGCTGTACGTGGACATGCCGATCGCCGAGCGGGAGGCCATGTCCCGCACGGTGTGTACCCTGATCAAGCTCGAGTACTACCGTGAAGTCCTGCGCCGCCCCGGGAAGGAGCGCCAGAGTTTCTTCCTGTGCGACGAGTTCCAGCAGTTCATGACGACGAGTCACGGCCGGGGTGACGCGGACTTCTTCGAACGGTCGCGACAGAGTCGCCACGCCAACATCGTCGCGACCCAGAACTATCCGGCCCTCCTGAAGGCGGCACGATCCGCCGGCGGGGGCGATGAAGTCGTGGAGAACCTGGTCGGCAACTGCGCCATCAAGCTGTTCCTCCGAAACACCGACGCCCGAACGAACGAGTGGGCCTCGGGCCTCTTCGGGCGCTCGCTGGTGACTCGTGTCTCGGCTGCCCGGAGCCAAGAGCGTCACTCGTTCGGCGGCCAGGTCCTGGGACGCCAGGACGAGTTCGACAAGGTCGTCGGGCCCGAGGAGTTCGCCGCGCTGGCCATGCCCCTCGGTCGCCATGGGATCGGCTACGCCGAGTCGATCGGGCTGATCGGCTCACGCACCGCGTACGAACGCACCACCCTGCGGTGGCGCGTGCACCCCTTGTGA
- a CDS encoding protein kinase, with protein MTALRVPAPPLESLAPLRCGDMLFGSYLVDAVLGRGGMGTVYRVRHLATGEVRAAKVMHGPGGYTASSESLFMREAKVLSQLRHPGVVRYLDHLRDGDRWVLLMEYLQGESLAERVSRAAIPARELEGLLHALSDALASVHACGMVHRDLSLDNVILRDGDIGHPVLIDFGIAADVSGTSTLVDGFKGKTACASPEQLGLGGGVVGPASDVYSLGLLVAGASQGAPLPMGRSLAEAVESRRTVPAVPATLPPAIAGLVRSMLAPDPADRPHAATIRDATASAQPRACLAAPDAGCASAPAPPDGALDRSLGEGGSPVLRGIGAAAIVAALGIATGVATWGLVSRARATVPQGAAVSVAPVSPSYTVGAPGLSAARMRVLAEAERYTRSAWLMLPANVSGRCGAGRGYRSDFVPGQSVQGLAYDWGGNDQPEVFRRKLQASFAAGSHSWHGVNACTAGIDCSGFVGRVWEVKSVGKLSTTTLPFVAQHLGTGWSDRLLPGDALNRPGRHVVLYAGRSADGRPIIYEALAAASRVIRNEDITWARLRRYAPMRNRSLGHA; from the coding sequence ATGACAGCCCTACGCGTTCCGGCCCCGCCACTGGAGTCCCTGGCTCCCCTGCGCTGTGGCGACATGCTCTTCGGCAGCTACCTCGTGGATGCCGTCCTGGGCCGCGGGGGGATGGGCACCGTCTATCGTGTGCGGCACCTGGCCACCGGGGAGGTCCGTGCCGCCAAGGTCATGCACGGCCCGGGCGGGTACACCGCCTCGAGTGAGTCACTCTTCATGCGCGAGGCGAAGGTGCTGTCGCAGCTGCGGCACCCCGGCGTCGTGCGCTACCTTGACCATCTTCGCGATGGCGACCGCTGGGTGCTCCTGATGGAGTACCTGCAGGGCGAATCGCTGGCGGAGCGCGTGTCACGCGCGGCCATCCCGGCGAGGGAACTCGAAGGGCTGCTGCATGCGCTGAGCGATGCCCTGGCATCGGTCCACGCGTGCGGGATGGTGCATCGCGACCTCTCCCTGGACAACGTGATCCTGCGCGATGGGGACATTGGTCACCCCGTCCTGATCGACTTCGGCATCGCCGCGGACGTGTCCGGCACGTCGACGCTCGTCGATGGGTTCAAGGGCAAGACAGCGTGCGCGTCCCCGGAGCAGCTGGGCCTGGGAGGCGGAGTTGTCGGCCCCGCCTCCGATGTGTACTCGCTCGGCCTGCTGGTTGCCGGCGCGTCTCAAGGGGCCCCGCTTCCGATGGGGCGATCCCTCGCGGAGGCCGTGGAGTCCCGGCGGACGGTGCCGGCCGTGCCGGCCACACTCCCGCCAGCCATCGCCGGGCTGGTACGCTCGATGCTGGCGCCAGACCCGGCGGATCGTCCCCACGCCGCCACGATCCGCGATGCGACTGCCTCGGCGCAGCCGCGCGCGTGCCTCGCGGCCCCCGACGCGGGCTGCGCTTCCGCGCCTGCGCCACCGGACGGTGCGCTCGACCGGTCGCTCGGCGAAGGGGGCTCTCCCGTGCTGCGGGGGATCGGTGCCGCGGCCATCGTGGCAGCCCTCGGCATCGCCACGGGGGTGGCGACGTGGGGCCTGGTGTCGCGCGCCCGCGCGACGGTGCCGCAAGGTGCCGCCGTGTCCGTGGCGCCTGTCAGTCCGTCCTACACGGTCGGGGCGCCGGGCCTGTCGGCCGCCCGCATGCGCGTCCTTGCGGAGGCGGAACGGTACACGCGATCCGCATGGCTGATGCTGCCGGCGAATGTCTCCGGGCGGTGCGGCGCCGGTCGAGGCTATCGCTCGGACTTCGTCCCGGGGCAGTCCGTCCAGGGCCTGGCGTACGACTGGGGTGGCAATGACCAGCCTGAGGTATTCCGGCGGAAGCTGCAGGCGTCGTTCGCCGCGGGCTCGCACAGCTGGCATGGTGTCAACGCCTGCACGGCCGGGATCGACTGCTCCGGCTTTGTCGGCCGTGTGTGGGAGGTGAAGTCGGTCGGGAAGCTGTCGACAACGACACTGCCGTTCGTGGCGCAACACCTCGGCACCGGCTGGAGTGACCGACTGCTGCCGGGCGACGCGCTAAACCGCCCGGGGCGGCACGTCGTGCTTTATGCCGGTCGGTCGGCAGATGGTCGTCCGATCATTTATGAGGCTCTCGCGGCAGCCTCACGAGTCATCCGAAACGAGGACATTACCTGGGCGCGCCTGCGTCGGTATGCCCCGATGCGAAACCGGAGCCTGGGCCATGCATGA
- a CDS encoding serine/threonine protein kinase: protein MGTPPRVPPDRLPRVEAIFSEALERTPETRPAFLTEACGADADIRQEVESLLAALERSGERWESPALPLADFAAGSATGETRVGMMVGPYRLVRLIAQGGMGAVYEGERADAQFRQRVAVKFLRHGVPSPQALRRFQHERAIQARLQHRNIAGLFDGGVLPDGHPYFVMEFVDGVPITTYAATHALSIPARLQLVRQVCRAVHYAHEHQVVHRDLKPSNILVTTDGTVKLLDFGIARLLEGSDDGLPLTLGGDRALTLEYASPEQINGQQVTTASDIYSLGVVLYELLAGRRPFLMADLPIAEAIRQVTQVAPVPPSAALADDAPAALRRTLHGELDDITAMALRKEPERRYPSADAFAHDLAAWEQGRPVSATADTVAYSIRKFVQRHRWQSASAVLLLVSLVVGASATWWQARRAETRYRDGRRLANALLSDVHNAIADLPGATAARAALIAPALEYLDRTAREVVDDPALDRELAFAYQRIGDVQGNPTNANLGDIAGARASYRKALEIAERVYQQMPSDEGSARLVALVSERLADVGEDDGNVRGSMTHQGSRRSPV, encoded by the coding sequence ATGGGCACTCCCCCACGCGTCCCACCCGATCGCCTGCCCCGCGTAGAGGCCATCTTCTCGGAGGCGCTCGAACGCACCCCCGAGACCCGTCCCGCCTTTCTCACGGAGGCTTGCGGGGCGGACGCGGACATCCGCCAGGAAGTCGAGAGCCTCCTGGCCGCGCTCGAACGTTCGGGGGAGCGTTGGGAGTCCCCGGCCTTGCCGTTGGCCGACTTCGCCGCGGGTTCCGCCACCGGCGAGACCCGCGTCGGCATGATGGTCGGACCGTACCGGCTGGTCCGACTCATCGCCCAGGGCGGGATGGGGGCGGTGTACGAGGGAGAACGGGCGGACGCCCAATTCCGCCAGCGCGTCGCGGTGAAGTTCCTGCGTCACGGCGTCCCGAGCCCGCAAGCCCTGCGCCGCTTCCAGCATGAACGCGCCATCCAGGCGCGGCTACAACACCGCAACATCGCGGGACTCTTCGACGGTGGCGTCCTCCCCGATGGCCATCCGTATTTTGTCATGGAGTTTGTCGACGGCGTTCCCATCACGACCTACGCCGCCACCCATGCCCTGTCGATCCCCGCACGACTCCAACTCGTGCGCCAGGTGTGTCGCGCGGTGCACTACGCGCACGAACACCAGGTGGTCCACCGCGACCTCAAGCCGAGCAACATCCTCGTCACCACCGACGGCACCGTCAAGCTCCTCGACTTCGGGATCGCCCGGCTGCTCGAAGGGTCCGACGACGGCCTCCCGCTCACGCTCGGCGGAGACCGCGCGCTGACTCTCGAATACGCAAGCCCCGAACAGATCAACGGACAGCAGGTCACGACGGCGTCCGACATCTACTCACTCGGCGTCGTCCTCTACGAGCTGCTGGCCGGGCGGCGCCCGTTCCTGATGGCCGACCTGCCGATCGCCGAAGCCATCCGGCAGGTCACGCAGGTAGCACCCGTCCCGCCGAGTGCCGCGCTGGCAGACGACGCGCCGGCCGCGCTCCGCCGCACGCTGCACGGCGAGTTGGACGACATCACCGCGATGGCCCTGCGCAAGGAGCCGGAACGCCGCTACCCCTCGGCTGACGCCTTCGCCCACGACCTCGCCGCGTGGGAACAGGGACGCCCGGTCAGCGCCACCGCAGATACCGTTGCATACAGCATCAGGAAGTTTGTGCAGCGGCACCGGTGGCAGAGCGCCAGCGCGGTGCTGCTGCTGGTGTCACTGGTCGTTGGGGCGTCCGCCACCTGGTGGCAGGCGCGCCGCGCCGAGACGCGGTATCGGGACGGGCGCCGCCTCGCCAACGCCCTCCTCTCTGACGTCCACAACGCCATAGCCGACCTCCCGGGCGCCACCGCCGCACGCGCCGCCCTCATCGCCCCGGCCCTCGAGTACCTCGATCGCACTGCCCGGGAAGTGGTGGATGATCCCGCGCTCGATCGCGAACTCGCCTTTGCCTACCAACGCATCGGCGATGTCCAGGGAAATCCCACCAACGCCAACCTCGGCGACATCGCCGGCGCACGCGCCTCGTACCGCAAGGCGCTCGAGATCGCCGAACGGGTGTATCAGCAAATGCCGAGTGACGAGGGCTCCGCACGACTCGTGGCACTGGTAAGCGAGCGACTCGCTGATGTGGGTGAGGACGACGGGAACGTCCGCGGCTCGATGACACACCAGGGATCGCGCCGTTCGCCTGTATGA
- a CDS encoding efflux RND transporter periplasmic adaptor subunit — translation MRLLRRLLPLLVLALVGAGLFIGYRQVASRPPIIDVATSTTEDVVRLLAVTGRIRPRLSNSVQPLVSGTVTSLTRSEGDPVRRGDVLATLDAQGSQAVIEQATAQLAARRVDVDQRQREYDRLQRLVTAGGLPERDAEQAKFALESAREGVRQFEALISESRSRLRDFTLRSPIDGYVLARPVDPGQNVTPQTVIYEIATGTGAEIELEVDEQYLGELKEGLPARVSPLTGARTEYRAVVDYIGRRVSETSGAVPVRLRFVESAPRLPVGLSVDVNLEIARHPGAITVPRVAVGGLGAEPFVMVVRADTVRRQVVRVIDWPSERIVVVEGMKSGDTVAIAPKSVRDGLAVRTRTGANAL, via the coding sequence ATGCGACTCCTGCGCCGACTCCTCCCGCTCCTCGTCCTCGCCCTCGTGGGTGCGGGTCTCTTCATTGGATACCGCCAGGTTGCCTCCCGGCCTCCCATCATCGACGTCGCCACCTCCACGACCGAGGATGTGGTGCGCCTCCTGGCCGTCACCGGGCGGATTCGGCCGCGCCTCTCGAACTCGGTCCAGCCCCTGGTATCGGGCACAGTGACCTCCCTGACGCGGAGCGAGGGAGACCCGGTCCGCCGCGGCGACGTCCTCGCCACCCTGGACGCCCAGGGTTCGCAGGCCGTGATCGAACAGGCCACCGCGCAACTCGCCGCACGCCGCGTCGACGTGGACCAGCGCCAGCGAGAGTATGATCGCCTCCAGCGCCTGGTCACCGCCGGTGGACTCCCGGAACGCGACGCCGAGCAGGCCAAGTTCGCCCTGGAAAGCGCTCGTGAAGGGGTGCGGCAGTTCGAGGCACTGATCTCGGAATCCCGCTCCCGCCTGCGCGACTTCACCCTCCGCTCACCGATCGACGGCTACGTCCTCGCCCGCCCCGTCGACCCCGGCCAGAACGTCACGCCACAGACGGTGATCTACGAGATCGCGACCGGCACCGGCGCCGAGATCGAGCTGGAAGTCGACGAACAGTACCTGGGCGAACTGAAGGAAGGACTTCCCGCTCGCGTGTCGCCCCTCACAGGGGCCCGCACGGAATACCGAGCCGTCGTGGATTACATCGGCCGGCGCGTCAGCGAGACCAGTGGTGCGGTGCCGGTGCGGCTGCGTTTTGTTGAGTCCGCCCCACGGCTTCCCGTCGGGCTGTCCGTCGACGTGAACCTCGAGATCGCGCGTCATCCCGGCGCGATCACGGTCCCGCGGGTCGCGGTCGGTGGGCTTGGCGCCGAACCGTTTGTCATGGTGGTACGTGCTGACACCGTGCGGCGACAGGTTGTGCGGGTGATCGACTGGCCGTCGGAGCGGATCGTAGTCGTGGAGGGGATGAAGTCCGGCGACACCGTCGCCATCGCCCCCAAGTCGGTGCGCGACGGCCTGGCCGTGCGCACCCGCACCGGCGCCAATGCCCTTTGA
- a CDS encoding ABC transporter permease — translation MPFELSVALRYIRSGRLQTLLIFSGVAVGIVVFTFMAALINGLAVSLTNNVIGNLAHVRLEPLPQEPRTLTTADGVRALVAVQRGNEARSSITGWRNVAQMIDRLPGVTASAASVSGSGFIQRGEQVLPVSLTGYEPGKESAMIDLASGIVRGSASLGPGDVLIGITMAADLGVTTGQRLRFQSDRGRERALLIKGIFDVRSASVNERLAFTDLGTAQSLFDIVGSVSRIEVKLQDIFAAPAVAEQLRGMTGLDAVDWIAENARLQDALSAQGRTGDLVKFFAILLIIIAVASQLLLSAMRRRAEIGIMRSMGVTRASVTWIFLCQGLFIGLFGSVLGAALGYGFSQFLAVVTLRPDGTQSLPIDPALGEYWLAISIATVASTLAAILPARVASSTDPVEVISA, via the coding sequence ATGCCCTTTGAGTTGTCCGTCGCCCTCCGGTATATCCGGAGCGGCCGACTGCAGACCCTGCTGATCTTCAGCGGGGTCGCGGTCGGGATCGTCGTCTTCACCTTCATGGCGGCGCTGATTAACGGCCTCGCCGTGTCGCTGACCAACAACGTCATCGGCAACCTCGCGCACGTGCGGCTGGAGCCGCTGCCGCAGGAACCGCGCACACTCACCACCGCCGATGGGGTACGTGCCCTCGTCGCTGTGCAGCGCGGGAACGAGGCTCGCTCCTCGATCACCGGCTGGCGCAACGTCGCCCAGATGATCGATCGGCTCCCAGGCGTCACCGCCTCGGCCGCGTCGGTCTCCGGCTCCGGCTTCATCCAGCGCGGCGAACAGGTCCTCCCCGTCTCCCTCACCGGCTACGAACCGGGCAAAGAGAGCGCGATGATCGACCTCGCCAGCGGCATCGTCCGCGGCTCTGCGTCACTAGGGCCCGGCGACGTGCTCATCGGGATCACGATGGCCGCAGACCTGGGGGTGACCACGGGTCAACGCCTGCGCTTCCAGAGCGATCGCGGACGCGAACGGGCCCTGCTCATCAAGGGGATCTTCGACGTCCGCAGTGCGTCGGTGAACGAACGGCTCGCCTTCACCGACCTTGGCACGGCACAAAGCCTGTTCGACATCGTGGGCTCGGTGTCGCGGATCGAGGTCAAGCTGCAGGACATATTTGCGGCACCGGCGGTGGCGGAGCAGTTGCGAGGGATGACCGGGCTCGATGCGGTCGACTGGATCGCCGAGAATGCGCGGTTGCAGGACGCGCTGAGTGCGCAGGGGCGCACCGGGGACCTCGTGAAGTTCTTCGCGATCCTGCTGATCATCATCGCCGTGGCGTCGCAGCTCCTGCTGTCGGCCATGCGGCGCCGCGCGGAGATCGGGATCATGCGCAGCATGGGGGTGACGCGGGCGTCGGTGACCTGGATCTTCCTCTGCCAGGGGTTGTTCATCGGGTTGTTCGGATCAGTGCTCGGCGCCGCCCTCGGCTACGGCTTCTCGCAATTCCTCGCCGTGGTGACCCTGCGGCCTGATGGCACGCAGAGCCTCCCGATCGACCCGGCACTCGGCGAGTACTGGCTCGCGATCTCCATCGCGACCGTGGCGTCCACCCTGGCGGCGATCCTGCCCGCGCGCGTGGCGTCGAGCACCGACCCGGTGGAGGTCATCTCCGCATGA
- a CDS encoding ABC transporter ATP-binding protein: MSDVVLRVIDLRKTYVDGDVETPVLKGIDLEFRRGEFVALMGPSGSGKSTLLSILGTLLRPTSGEVELVGNRLSTLDDAAVTSFRNQHIGFVFQFHHLLPDFTALENVMFPAFPRRPDDLRVTRARAAELLRRVGLSDRADFRATKLSGGQKQRVAIARALMNAPDIVLADEPTGNLDHETGEEVLNLMRELCRENGTMFLISTHDEAIAARSDRVVRILDGRVKPT, translated from the coding sequence ATGAGCGACGTCGTGCTGCGCGTCATCGACCTGCGCAAGACGTATGTCGATGGCGACGTCGAGACCCCGGTGCTCAAGGGGATCGACCTGGAGTTCCGCCGCGGCGAGTTTGTCGCCCTCATGGGCCCGTCGGGGAGCGGCAAGAGTACTCTGCTGTCGATCCTTGGCACCCTGCTCCGTCCCACCAGCGGCGAGGTCGAGCTGGTCGGCAACCGGTTGAGCACCCTGGACGACGCGGCCGTGACCTCGTTCCGCAACCAGCACATCGGGTTCGTCTTCCAGTTCCACCACCTGCTCCCGGACTTCACCGCGCTGGAGAACGTGATGTTCCCCGCGTTCCCGCGACGCCCGGACGACCTGCGGGTGACGCGTGCGCGCGCGGCCGAGTTGCTGCGGAGAGTTGGTTTGAGCGACCGGGCGGACTTCCGGGCGACCAAGCTTTCCGGGGGGCAGAAGCAGCGCGTGGCCATCGCGCGCGCCCTGATGAATGCGCCAGATATCGTCCTCGCGGACGAACCCACCGGCAACCTCGACCACGAGACCGGCGAGGAGGTGTTGAACCTGATGCGCGAGTTGTGCCGCGAGAACGGGACGATGTTCCTCATCAGCACCCACGACGAGGCCATCGCGGCGCGCAGCGACCGCGTGGTGCGGATCCTCGACGGCCGGGTGAAGCCGACCTGA